Proteins from a genomic interval of Candidatus Binatia bacterium:
- a CDS encoding SpoIIE family protein phosphatase, which produces MRGRGERVLGIRWIVTLVAVGLTAAVVLSVGAVAERNARRALTSELTSRLLLEARNLALTSSGVLLSDFPELTLHPLLKEKLAKQPELSYAVVVDYAGIIQGHADPHRLGTRFAEPSGLRPVLDGPPRAAGETLRRSDRELVASVPILHPSGKRLGHVVVAMRTSYVDAVIERARRQQSLILAISLLVGLTASFLILSHVLRPVSVLRDGIRRIAGGDLDTPVSIRDGTELGLLARAINDMAAELKRAQAEMVERERLAREMELAREIQGSILPSDRIVEGAFVIEGSQRAAAEVGGDYYDYFPLPDGRIGLAVADVSGKGLAGCLIMSMLCALLRADRGVAGSPAALLAALDERLGATLRRGSFVTMFYGILDPRTGGLTYASAGHNPTLVYRRSTGTVESLRTRGIPLGAIRGGAIRATLEDQTLVLEPGDTLLQFTDGVSEAFDVEGGEQFGHDRMMTALRETASGGPRGVIDGLFERLTRWSGDGSRLDDETIVVLHHDPEHAALAQYEEARGRGTSLVLDGRSDPLEPIRDWIRSNPALDALPAPERDLLTSTLYEVCANVAEHGYGHDARREYEIWWLPPKGNGARGAMERPAPETAARHLRDGWFLIRDQGTPFSANHWKSQDFNDPRVRRRGRGLGLEIIHRTMRRVVYTPSTAAGNITWMCFGARAAEEATHAG; this is translated from the coding sequence GTGAGGGGGCGCGGCGAGCGGGTCCTCGGCATCCGCTGGATCGTCACGCTGGTGGCCGTCGGGCTGACCGCGGCCGTCGTGCTCAGCGTGGGCGCCGTCGCGGAGCGGAACGCGCGCCGGGCGCTCACGTCGGAGCTGACGAGCCGCTTGCTCCTGGAGGCGCGGAACCTGGCGCTCACGAGCTCCGGAGTCCTGCTCAGCGATTTCCCGGAGCTCACGCTGCATCCGCTGCTCAAGGAGAAGCTCGCGAAGCAGCCGGAGCTGTCCTACGCCGTGGTGGTGGACTATGCGGGGATCATCCAGGGGCACGCCGATCCCCACCGGCTGGGCACGCGCTTCGCGGAGCCCTCGGGCCTGCGCCCCGTCCTGGACGGACCGCCGCGTGCAGCCGGCGAGACGCTGCGCCGGAGCGATCGCGAGCTGGTCGCGTCGGTGCCGATCCTGCACCCCTCGGGCAAGCGGCTGGGGCACGTCGTCGTCGCGATGCGCACGAGCTACGTGGATGCCGTGATCGAGCGGGCGCGACGGCAGCAATCGCTGATCCTGGCGATCTCGCTCCTGGTCGGTCTCACCGCCTCCTTCCTGATTCTTTCGCACGTGCTCCGTCCGGTGTCGGTCCTGCGGGACGGTATCCGACGGATTGCCGGCGGCGACCTCGACACCCCGGTTTCGATCCGGGACGGGACCGAGCTGGGGCTCCTGGCCCGCGCCATCAACGACATGGCCGCCGAGCTGAAGCGCGCCCAGGCGGAGATGGTGGAGCGGGAGCGGCTGGCCCGCGAGATGGAGCTGGCGCGCGAGATCCAAGGCTCGATCCTGCCCTCGGACCGCATCGTCGAGGGGGCCTTTGTCATCGAGGGTTCCCAGCGGGCGGCCGCCGAGGTGGGAGGCGACTACTACGACTATTTCCCGCTTCCCGACGGCCGCATCGGCCTCGCCGTGGCGGACGTTTCGGGCAAGGGGCTCGCCGGTTGCCTGATCATGTCGATGCTCTGTGCCCTCCTCCGCGCCGACCGCGGGGTGGCGGGTTCTCCCGCGGCACTCCTCGCGGCGCTCGACGAGCGTCTCGGTGCCACGCTGCGACGGGGAAGCTTCGTCACGATGTTCTACGGAATCCTCGACCCGCGCACGGGCGGGCTGACGTACGCCTCGGCGGGCCACAATCCCACGTTGGTGTACCGCCGCTCGACCGGCACCGTCGAGAGTCTGAGGACCCGTGGAATCCCGCTCGGCGCGATCCGGGGCGGCGCCATTCGCGCGACCCTGGAGGATCAGACCCTCGTCCTCGAGCCCGGGGACACCCTCCTGCAGTTCACCGACGGGGTGAGCGAGGCCTTCGACGTCGAGGGGGGCGAGCAGTTCGGGCACGATCGGATGATGACCGCGCTGCGCGAGACGGCTTCCGGCGGCCCGCGCGGGGTGATCGACGGCCTCTTCGAGCGACTCACCCGCTGGTCGGGCGACGGGTCGCGTCTGGACGACGAGACGATCGTGGTGCTCCATCACGACCCCGAGCACGCGGCGCTCGCGCAATACGAGGAAGCCCGGGGCCGCGGGACGAGCCTGGTGCTGGATGGCCGCTCCGATCCTCTCGAGCCGATCCGCGATTGGATCCGTTCGAATCCGGCCCTCGACGCCCTCCCCGCGCCGGAGCGCGACCTGCTCACGAGCACGCTGTACGAGGTGTGCGCGAACGTGGCCGAGCACGGCTATGGCCACGATGCCCGTCGCGAGTACGAGATCTGGTGGCTGCCGCCCAAGGGGAATGGGGCGCGCGGGGCGATGGAGCGGCCGGCTCCGGAGACGGCCGCGCGACACCTGCGGGACGGCTGGTTCCTGATCCGGGATCAGGGAACGCCGTTCAGCGCGAACCACTGGAAGTCCCAGGACTTCAACGATCCGCGCGTGCGGCGGCGCGGGCGCGGTCTGGGTCTCGAGATCATCCATCGGACGATGCGCCGCGTCGTCTACACCCCATCCACGGCCGCGGGCAACATCACCTGGATGTGCTTCGGCGCCAGGGCAGCGGAGGAGGCGACCCATGCCGGATAG